The following proteins are encoded in a genomic region of Bernardetia sp. MNP-M8:
- the gyrB gene encoding DNA topoisomerase (ATP-hydrolyzing) subunit B: MAENNKEENAIVETDVENTVSPIPEDNSENNDRGNYGADNIQVLEGLEAVRKRPAMYIGDVGIKGLHHLIWEVVDNSIDEALAGHCDTIHVTINEGNTITVRDNGRGIPTDIHTKENRSALEVVMTVLHAGGKFDKDTYKVSGGLHGVGVSCVNALSDDLRVEVHRNGKIFEQEYSCGAPKYSVREIGTTDVSGTQVTFHPDASIFTHSVFKYETVANRLRELSYLNAGVKITLSDVREEFGEKDEKGNFVTETFLSEGGLREFVEYLDKSRTAIIPNAIYVEGDKNDVPVQVAILYNTSYSENVFSYVNNINTIEGGTHITGFYRALTRTLKSYADKNGLTDKKVELSGSDFREGMTAVISVKVMEPQFEGQTKTKLGNSEVSGAVETCVADALYSYLEENPKEAKIIIQKVTLAAQARMAARKAREMVQRKTALSGTGLPGKLADCSEKDPEKCEIYLVEGDSAGGCFVGTTEVALTDGRNLSFIELIKEASQGKQNYCYTILKDGSIGIEKILYPRRTKQKANLVQVTLDNGEKIKCTPDHKFMLRNGEYVEAKDLKNGFSLMPLYKKMSKIGGRITIEGYEMVTNPKNSKWIFTHMLADQYNLRNNLDALEDGDTRHHVDFNKLNNNPSNIKRFSKEEHLIIHQQHLEKTLHRPDVIEKCRQLKKEPAFRIKMSERMQEPQTRKILSEQAKAQWNDEQYMEMMREKLLIPNGKAPKNVERLNQMQQEYWSKEENKNKQSQTTKSYFEENPQKREELSKIAKEQWNDEELLLWRSETTKQQWTEEFRESRSKAYNQTYFDGTIALMKEVLEKHGSLENFDKIKRSDYPKKKNVLKVNNFSERFFNGDNQKVLEAVENYNHKVISVEFLEETQDVFDIEVPNTHNFALASGVFVHNSAKQGRDRQSQAILPLRGKILNVEKAQEHRIYDNEEIKNIITALGIRFGENENGEKYLNLDKLRYHKIVIMTDADVDGSHIRTLILTLFFRYMKDLVEKGYVYIAQPPLYLIKKGKQQVYCWDEPQREQAMRELGGSSGNMNGVGVQRYKGLGEMNPEQLWETTMNPETRSMKRVDVESAAAADQLFSMLMGDEVAPRREFIEKNARYARVDT, translated from the coding sequence ATGGCAGAAAATAATAAAGAGGAAAACGCAATAGTAGAAACAGATGTAGAAAATACAGTTTCTCCTATTCCAGAAGATAACTCAGAAAATAATGATAGAGGTAATTATGGCGCAGATAATATTCAAGTTCTTGAAGGATTAGAAGCCGTACGTAAACGCCCAGCCATGTATATTGGCGATGTAGGTATAAAAGGATTGCATCACTTGATTTGGGAAGTTGTAGATAACTCTATCGATGAAGCTCTTGCTGGACATTGTGATACGATACATGTAACCATAAATGAAGGAAATACAATCACAGTTAGAGATAATGGTCGTGGTATTCCTACTGATATACATACAAAAGAAAATCGTTCTGCTTTAGAAGTTGTAATGACAGTACTTCACGCAGGAGGTAAATTTGATAAAGATACTTATAAAGTTTCTGGTGGTCTTCATGGTGTAGGTGTTTCCTGTGTAAATGCTTTATCAGATGATTTGAGAGTAGAAGTACACAGAAATGGGAAGATTTTTGAGCAAGAATATTCTTGTGGCGCACCTAAATACTCGGTGCGTGAAATAGGAACGACTGATGTATCAGGAACTCAAGTTACTTTTCATCCTGATGCAAGCATTTTTACACATTCAGTTTTTAAATATGAAACCGTTGCTAATCGTCTTCGTGAGCTGTCTTATTTGAATGCAGGTGTAAAAATTACCCTTTCAGATGTAAGAGAAGAGTTTGGTGAAAAAGATGAAAAAGGAAATTTTGTAACCGAAACATTTTTATCAGAAGGTGGACTACGTGAGTTTGTAGAATATTTAGACAAAAGCCGTACTGCCATTATTCCAAATGCAATTTATGTAGAAGGAGACAAAAATGATGTTCCAGTTCAGGTAGCTATTCTTTACAATACTTCTTACTCTGAAAATGTATTTTCTTATGTAAATAATATTAATACAATAGAAGGAGGAACACATATTACAGGTTTTTATCGTGCCTTGACAAGAACTTTGAAAAGTTATGCTGATAAAAATGGCTTAACAGACAAAAAAGTAGAACTTTCAGGAAGTGATTTTAGAGAAGGAATGACTGCTGTAATTTCTGTAAAAGTAATGGAGCCTCAATTTGAGGGACAAACAAAAACAAAATTAGGAAATTCTGAAGTATCAGGTGCAGTAGAAACATGTGTAGCTGACGCACTTTATAGTTATTTAGAAGAAAATCCGAAAGAAGCTAAGATCATTATTCAAAAAGTTACTTTAGCTGCACAAGCTAGAATGGCTGCACGAAAGGCTCGTGAAATGGTTCAGCGTAAAACAGCTCTTAGTGGAACAGGACTTCCAGGGAAATTAGCCGATTGTTCGGAAAAAGACCCAGAAAAGTGTGAAATTTATCTCGTAGAGGGAGATTCAGCAGGTGGTTGTTTTGTTGGTACAACAGAAGTAGCTCTAACAGATGGTAGAAATTTGAGCTTTATAGAACTCATCAAAGAAGCCTCACAAGGAAAACAAAATTACTGTTATACTATTCTTAAAGATGGTTCGATAGGTATTGAAAAAATCTTATATCCTCGTAGAACTAAACAAAAAGCAAATTTAGTTCAAGTTACTTTAGACAATGGAGAGAAAATTAAATGTACGCCAGACCATAAGTTTATGCTTCGAAATGGTGAGTATGTAGAAGCAAAAGATTTAAAAAATGGTTTTTCTTTAATGCCTCTCTATAAAAAAATGTCTAAAATAGGAGGAAGAATTACTATAGAAGGTTATGAAATGGTAACTAATCCAAAAAATAGTAAGTGGATTTTTACTCATATGTTAGCTGATCAATATAATTTGAGGAATAATTTAGATGCATTGGAAGATGGTGATACTAGACATCATGTTGATTTCAATAAGCTAAATAATAATCCATCTAATATTAAAAGATTTTCTAAAGAGGAACACTTAATTATTCATCAACAGCATTTAGAAAAAACACTTCATAGACCAGATGTAATAGAAAAATGTAGGCAACTTAAAAAAGAACCTGCTTTTCGTATAAAAATGAGTGAGAGAATGCAAGAACCTCAAACTCGTAAAATACTTTCCGAACAAGCGAAAGCTCAATGGAATGATGAGCAATATATGGAAATGATGAGGGAAAAACTTCTAATTCCAAATGGTAAAGCTCCTAAAAATGTAGAGCGTTTGAATCAAATGCAACAAGAATATTGGAGTAAAGAAGAAAATAAAAATAAGCAATCTCAAACTACAAAAAGTTATTTTGAAGAAAATCCTCAAAAAAGAGAAGAACTTTCTAAAATAGCTAAGGAACAATGGAATGATGAAGAATTATTGTTGTGGAGAAGCGAAACTACTAAACAACAATGGACGGAAGAATTTAGAGAATCTCGTTCAAAGGCATATAATCAGACATATTTTGATGGTACCATTGCTTTAATGAAGGAAGTTTTGGAAAAACATGGCTCTTTAGAAAATTTTGATAAAATCAAAAGAAGTGACTATCCGAAGAAGAAAAATGTATTGAAAGTAAATAATTTTTCAGAACGTTTTTTTAATGGGGATAATCAAAAAGTTTTAGAAGCTGTTGAAAATTACAATCACAAAGTAATAAGTGTAGAGTTTTTGGAAGAAACTCAAGATGTATTTGATATTGAAGTTCCGAATACTCACAATTTTGCTTTAGCTTCTGGGGTTTTTGTTCATAATAGTGCCAAACAAGGAAGAGACAGACAATCACAAGCAATTTTGCCTTTACGTGGTAAAATCTTGAATGTCGAAAAAGCACAAGAACATCGTATTTATGATAATGAAGAGATAAAAAATATTATTACAGCATTGGGTATTCGTTTTGGAGAAAATGAGAATGGCGAAAAATACCTAAACCTTGATAAACTTCGCTATCACAAAATCGTAATCATGACCGATGCAGACGTTGATGGTAGCCATATTAGAACACTTATTTTGACACTTTTCTTCCGTTATATGAAAGATTTGGTTGAAAAAGGGTATGTTTATATTGCTCAACCTCCTCTGTATCTTATCAAGAAAGGTAAGCAGCAAGTTTATTGTTGGGATGAACCTCAACGTGAACAAGCGATGAGAGAACTCGGTGGCTCAAGTGGAAATATGAATGGAGTAGGCGTACAGCGTTACAAAGGTTTGGGAGAGATGAACCCAGAGCAACTTTGGGAAACAACAATGAACCCAGAAACGAGAAGTATGAAGCGTGTAGATGTAGAGTCTGCTGCTGCTGCAGATCAACTTTTCTCTATGCTTATGGGAGATGAGGTTGCTCCACGTAGAGAGTTTATTGAGAAAAATGCTCGTTATGCTCGTGTAGATACTTGA
- a CDS encoding CsbD family protein, which yields MDKLEYQGTWNEVKGRLKKSYGSLTDDDLTYAEGQEDQMLGKIQQKLGKTRDEVVKMIKSL from the coding sequence ATGGACAAGCTAGAATATCAAGGAACTTGGAACGAAGTAAAAGGTCGTTTAAAAAAATCATACGGTTCACTTACCGATGATGACTTAACATACGCAGAAGGTCAAGAAGACCAAATGTTAGGCAAAATTCAACAAAAACTTGGTAAGACAAGAGATGAAGTAGTCAAGATGATTAAATCTCTCTAG
- a CDS encoding lmo0937 family membrane protein: MGNLLYIIAVVLVIIWAVSFFTGTYTGGIIHVLLVVAIIAVLLRVIRGGKII, from the coding sequence ATGGGTAATTTATTATATATCATCGCTGTTGTTCTTGTTATTATATGGGCTGTTAGTTTCTTTACTGGAACTTATACAGGTGGAATTATACACGTTCTTTTAGTTGTTGCTATTATTGCAGTTTTACTTCGTGTTATTCGTGGTGGAAAAATTATATAG
- a CDS encoding HTTM domain-containing protein gives MNTTTKPNKIDKIKSFLNHPIDIAPLIYARIILGLLMTIELCGGALSPYGRTLITGDYHFSYSFAPFIKPWSEPILMYIHFGVNFILGLMVVFGFKYRFACIAMFFSATSIFLMEKTLYINHVYLYCILFSVFAFLPANRAFSVDAHRNPQLKSSEIPAWTVYCIIFQLSIVYIYAGIAKLNIDWLHAQPMQIWLAAKKDHPVPYLGILLAHKYHAFLVAYGGIVFDLLVVPLMLWKKTRKVTFILAIFFHAINALTFGIGTFPWFSIAATALFFPPSVFRNWWIFKYFDKQLPKKNTHFFQYSDKSKLYQNFVYSFFILFFVVQFFLPWRAFFYGEDPSWTEQGHFFSWRMMLRTKRGITTFKVSDAKSDKKEIAYPSVHLSYRQLRKMEKDPDMILQYVHFLEKIYKEEKGYIEPIIKVESEMSLNGRKKQSFIDSSVDLTKEKRSWRLYNWVTPLTETEYIEKEDKNEDPND, from the coding sequence ATGAATACAACTACTAAACCCAATAAAATAGATAAAATAAAGAGTTTCCTTAATCATCCTATTGATATTGCTCCTTTAATTTATGCAAGAATTATTTTAGGACTTTTGATGACTATTGAACTCTGTGGAGGAGCTTTATCACCTTATGGAAGAACTCTTATAACTGGAGATTATCATTTTTCATATTCTTTTGCTCCTTTTATAAAACCTTGGTCAGAACCAATATTGATGTACATTCATTTTGGAGTAAATTTTATTTTGGGTTTGATGGTAGTTTTTGGGTTTAAATATCGTTTTGCCTGTATTGCCATGTTTTTTTCGGCTACCTCTATTTTTTTGATGGAAAAAACATTGTATATTAATCATGTTTATTTATACTGCATACTATTTTCAGTTTTTGCTTTTCTTCCTGCCAACCGAGCTTTTTCAGTAGATGCACATCGAAATCCTCAACTAAAGTCTTCTGAAATACCTGCTTGGACAGTCTATTGCATTATTTTTCAGCTCAGTATTGTTTATATTTATGCAGGAATTGCAAAGTTAAATATTGATTGGCTTCATGCTCAACCCATGCAAATTTGGTTGGCTGCCAAAAAAGACCATCCTGTTCCTTATTTAGGAATTTTACTGGCTCACAAATATCATGCTTTTTTGGTTGCTTATGGTGGAATTGTTTTTGATTTGCTGGTTGTTCCTCTGATGCTTTGGAAAAAAACGAGAAAGGTAACTTTTATTTTAGCTATCTTTTTTCATGCTATTAATGCGCTCACATTCGGAATTGGTACTTTTCCTTGGTTTTCTATTGCTGCAACAGCTCTATTCTTTCCTCCTTCTGTTTTTCGAAATTGGTGGATTTTCAAGTATTTTGATAAACAACTTCCAAAAAAGAATACCCACTTTTTTCAGTATTCAGATAAATCAAAGTTATATCAAAATTTTGTTTATTCCTTCTTTATTTTATTTTTTGTTGTACAATTTTTTCTTCCTTGGAGAGCTTTTTTTTATGGAGAAGACCCAAGTTGGACAGAACAAGGACATTTTTTTTCTTGGAGAATGATGTTACGAACAAAAAGAGGAATTACAACTTTTAAAGTAAGCGATGCAAAATCAGACAAAAAAGAAATTGCCTATCCTAGTGTGCATTTGTCGTACAGGCAACTTCGAAAAATGGAAAAAGACCCAGATATGATTCTTCAATATGTTCATTTTTTAGAAAAAATTTATAAAGAAGAAAAAGGTTATATAGAACCAATTATAAAAGTAGAATCAGAAATGTCATTGAATGGAAGAAAAAAACAGTCTTTTATTGATTCAAGTGTAGATTTGACAAAAGAAAAACGAAGTTGGAGACTCTATAATTGGGTAACTCCACTTACAGAAACAGAATACATAGAAAAAGAAGATAAAAACGAAGACCCAAACGATTAA
- the dapA gene encoding 4-hydroxy-tetrahydrodipicolinate synthase codes for MNNLFRGTGIALVTPFDENKNVDFDALKNLLVHTQDHVEFWVIHGTTGEAATTTRQEKREIFDFIAENNPNKLPLVYGLAWNDTRQLIELIGKSNLEGVSAILSASPSYNKPTQEGIYRHYMEMADASPKPIILYNVPSRTASNIEAKTTLRLAQHPNIIGTKEASGDMTQCIEILRNKPKDFMVFSGDDALTLPLISLGADGVIGVIPNAYPKEFGSLTRAALKGDFEKANEYLHQLFPLFEHLFVESNPVGIKEILSLMGIMKPDVRLPLLNASKELSNKFDQEMKKIQKLQIA; via the coding sequence ATGAATAATTTATTTAGAGGAACAGGAATTGCCCTTGTTACTCCTTTTGATGAAAATAAAAATGTAGATTTTGATGCACTCAAAAACCTACTTGTACATACACAAGATCACGTAGAGTTTTGGGTTATTCATGGAACAACTGGCGAAGCTGCTACTACCACACGCCAAGAAAAACGAGAAATATTTGATTTTATAGCTGAAAATAACCCAAATAAGTTGCCTTTAGTCTACGGATTGGCTTGGAATGATACAAGACAACTTATAGAACTGATTGGCAAATCTAATTTAGAAGGCGTGTCTGCAATTCTTTCGGCTTCCCCTTCATATAACAAGCCAACTCAAGAAGGAATTTATAGACATTATATGGAAATGGCTGATGCAAGTCCGAAGCCAATTATTTTGTATAATGTGCCAAGCCGAACAGCATCAAATATTGAAGCCAAAACTACTCTAAGACTTGCTCAACACCCTAATATTATTGGCACAAAAGAGGCTTCTGGAGATATGACACAATGTATCGAAATTTTGAGAAATAAGCCAAAAGATTTCATGGTATTTTCGGGAGACGATGCACTTACACTGCCTTTAATTTCTCTTGGAGCAGATGGTGTAATTGGTGTAATTCCGAATGCTTATCCAAAAGAGTTTGGAAGCCTTACTCGTGCTGCTCTGAAAGGTGATTTTGAAAAGGCAAATGAATATTTACATCAACTTTTTCCTCTTTTCGAACATTTATTTGTAGAAAGTAATCCTGTTGGAATCAAGGAAATTTTATCTTTGATGGGAATTATGAAGCCTGATGTAAGACTTCCTCTGTTAAATGCTTCAAAAGAATTAAGCAATAAATTTGATCAAGAAATGAAGAAAATACAGAAACTTCAAATAGCTTAA
- a CDS encoding murein L,D-transpeptidase catalytic domain family protein, with protein MQRIVLSGSIAVLVLLFFGFSKFFATASATNSSLESASKVDAFPSKEPKTIENTSIAFENHIKDMYQKLKLKKAELDYPAFKTAYVGYLNLQAKGELKKEILTILDFTKSSRFERMWIIDMENQKLVRRELVAHGKNSGHDMVTSFSNKLHSNQSSMGFYVTDSPYIGKNGISMLINGMDKGYNCQARNRAVVMHGANYVNPRTMNRNGRLGRSFGCPAVEMHKAQEIIDYVKSGSCLFIYFKDKKYLNTSKWLNLDKATTFFAENIQHNAVDVPSTASVTTENTNG; from the coding sequence ATGCAAAGAATCGTATTGAGCGGCAGTATTGCCGTACTCGTACTTCTCTTTTTCGGATTTTCTAAATTTTTTGCAACTGCTTCGGCTACGAACAGTTCGCTAGAAAGTGCATCGAAAGTAGATGCTTTTCCGTCAAAAGAACCTAAAACTATTGAGAATACTTCTATCGCTTTTGAAAATCATATCAAAGATATGTATCAGAAGTTGAAATTGAAAAAGGCAGAATTAGATTATCCTGCTTTCAAAACAGCGTATGTGGGTTATCTTAACCTTCAAGCTAAAGGAGAACTCAAAAAAGAAATATTGACAATCTTAGATTTTACAAAATCTTCTCGCTTTGAGCGTATGTGGATTATTGATATGGAAAACCAAAAATTAGTCCGTAGAGAATTAGTAGCTCATGGCAAAAATTCTGGACACGATATGGTTACGTCATTTTCCAATAAACTGCATTCTAATCAAAGTAGTATGGGATTTTATGTAACTGACTCACCTTACATTGGTAAAAATGGAATTTCTATGCTTATCAATGGAATGGATAAAGGCTATAACTGCCAAGCGAGAAATCGTGCTGTAGTTATGCACGGAGCAAATTATGTAAACCCAAGAACTATGAATCGTAATGGAAGATTAGGAAGAAGTTTTGGTTGTCCTGCTGTAGAAATGCACAAGGCACAAGAAATTATAGATTATGTCAAAAGTGGTTCTTGTCTATTTATTTATTTCAAAGATAAAAAATATTTGAATACAAGTAAATGGCTTAATTTAGACAAAGCAACAACTTTTTTTGCTGAAAATATACAGCATAACGCAGTAGACGTACCGAGTACGGCAAGCGTAACAACAGAAAATACAAATGGATAA
- a CDS encoding UDP-2,3-diacylglucosamine diphosphatase, with protein MQNINLSPSKKIYIASDFHLGYSKDEAGLDSLEREKKILRWLEMARKNAELIILLGDIFDFWYEYNKTIPKGFVRLQGKIAEITDSGIDVVFFTGNHDLWMFGYFEKELGVKVYHEPQQVVWNNKKITLGHGDGLGNGDYSYKFMKKALFKNPICRFFFEWLHPNIGIGLAHFWSNSRKPSKKPTNKKPKEIESYKGKEKEWIWNYCNEIHQKNPQDYYVFGHRHLPLMIEMDKKTIASTTDSQTEPNDKSYYFNTGEWMNHFTYLVFEVENTSHVATFKRCCFEADTKWIID; from the coding sequence ATGCAAAACATAAACCTTTCCCCATCAAAAAAAATTTATATTGCTTCTGATTTTCACTTAGGATATTCTAAAGATGAAGCTGGTTTAGATTCTTTAGAAAGAGAAAAAAAAATACTTCGTTGGTTAGAAATGGCTCGTAAGAATGCCGAACTTATTATTTTATTGGGAGATATTTTTGATTTTTGGTACGAATATAACAAAACCATTCCTAAAGGTTTTGTACGTTTACAGGGTAAAATAGCTGAAATCACGGATAGTGGAATTGATGTGGTATTTTTTACAGGAAACCACGATTTATGGATGTTTGGCTATTTTGAGAAAGAACTGGGAGTAAAAGTTTATCATGAGCCTCAACAAGTAGTTTGGAATAATAAAAAAATAACTTTAGGACATGGAGATGGATTAGGAAATGGAGATTATTCCTACAAGTTTATGAAAAAAGCATTATTTAAAAATCCTATATGTCGTTTCTTTTTTGAATGGTTGCACCCAAATATCGGAATTGGTTTGGCTCATTTTTGGTCAAATAGCCGTAAACCTTCTAAAAAACCAACTAATAAAAAACCTAAAGAAATAGAAAGCTATAAAGGCAAAGAAAAAGAATGGATTTGGAATTATTGTAATGAAATTCATCAAAAAAATCCACAAGATTATTATGTTTTTGGGCATCGTCATTTGCCTCTTATGATTGAAATGGACAAAAAAACAATAGCTTCTACCACCGATTCACAAACTGAACCTAATGATAAAAGCTATTATTTTAATACAGGCGAATGGATGAACCATTTCACCTATCTAGTTTTCGAAGTTGAAAATACCAGCCATGTTGCGACTTTTAAGCGTTGCTGCTTTGAAGCAGATACAAAATGGATTATTGATTAA
- the rplS gene encoding 50S ribosomal protein L19 — translation MRNQFIQMVEASNAEARKKFPQFRAGDTVNVRVRIKEGDKERIQQYQGVVIQRKNPNTNGESFTVRKVSNGVGVERIFPLLSPNVEGVDMVRRGKVRRARIYYLRGRMGKAARIKERRGNYTASQA, via the coding sequence ATGAGAAATCAATTTATTCAGATGGTAGAAGCTTCTAATGCAGAAGCTCGCAAAAAATTTCCTCAATTTCGTGCTGGTGATACAGTGAACGTAAGAGTTCGTATCAAAGAGGGCGATAAAGAGCGTATTCAGCAATACCAAGGTGTAGTTATCCAACGTAAAAACCCTAACACAAACGGAGAATCTTTTACAGTACGTAAAGTTTCTAATGGTGTTGGTGTTGAGCGTATCTTCCCACTTCTTTCTCCAAATGTAGAAGGAGTTGATATGGTTCGTCGTGGTAAAGTACGTAGAGCAAGAATTTATTACTTACGTGGTCGTATGGGTAAAGCTGCTCGTATCAAAGAGCGTCGTGGTAATTATACTGCTTCACAGGCTTAA
- a CDS encoding DUF2452 domain-containing protein, whose protein sequence is MSDKEKSEHKKENLFFDEKQKQQFENFVNPIDADKIATNPGLLPYAHTVGGAIIVPTEKGIMKSKALAAMEQQTEMQLDQIREQINLLAQQAKEIQSRTHISLEIYNADMGFEPLVNHTYFLYERSKTGEKVLSMIAPDQWGRSSKLTFMAEVLLLADRTWKVIRENTEDENNIDI, encoded by the coding sequence ATGAGCGACAAAGAAAAATCAGAACACAAAAAAGAAAATCTTTTCTTTGATGAGAAACAAAAACAACAATTCGAAAACTTTGTCAATCCAATTGATGCCGATAAAATAGCGACCAATCCAGGGCTTTTACCTTATGCACATACAGTTGGAGGTGCTATCATTGTTCCGACCGAAAAAGGAATTATGAAAAGTAAGGCACTTGCTGCCATGGAACAACAAACTGAAATGCAACTTGACCAAATTAGAGAACAAATCAACCTTTTGGCACAACAGGCAAAAGAAATTCAATCAAGAACACATATCTCATTAGAGATTTATAATGCTGATATGGGTTTTGAGCCACTTGTAAATCATACCTATTTCCTTTATGAACGCTCTAAAACAGGCGAAAAAGTTCTTTCTATGATTGCTCCAGACCAATGGGGACGAAGCTCAAAACTTACTTTTATGGCAGAAGTTTTATTATTAGCAGACCGAACTTGGAAAGTAATTAGAGAGAATACAGAAGATGAAAATAATATTGACATTTAG